Proteins encoded in a region of the Isoalcanivorax pacificus W11-5 genome:
- a CDS encoding FAD-dependent monooxygenase: MSTPSHSPVIIVGGGMAGLALALLLRHHGQPGVTLIEAVTLADNGDPLTPSFDARSTALSAGSLNILERLGLVAPLLAQAAAIDIVDVSRRGRLGHARMVAAEEKLPRLGAVVENRWLGRVLLDAAAADQGIEVIAPMQVQSVRRLTSGYQVALPDRELTCDLLVAADGAHSRVREWLGIPAHHDDTGHDALIANIGLSRPHQGIAWERFLDTGPLALLPLTGERMALVWTGTRAHIDRLAALPQDAFLDALHDAFGEDRLGAFTHMGERQRYPLVLTHASAQAVPHAVVVGNAAHSLHPVAGQGFNLTLRDLALLAHTLGGINAPGDLSVLNRYVTARTADQALVSQASRWVPELFRVRFGPFAHTRQLGLVALDLWPGLRSAFAARAMGLAHGQ; encoded by the coding sequence ATGAGCACTCCCTCGCACAGCCCGGTGATCATCGTTGGCGGCGGCATGGCCGGCCTGGCGCTCGCACTGTTGCTGCGTCATCACGGCCAGCCTGGTGTCACCCTGATTGAAGCCGTGACACTGGCCGACAATGGCGACCCGCTGACGCCGAGTTTCGATGCACGCAGCACGGCGCTGTCCGCCGGCAGCCTGAATATTCTTGAACGTCTGGGCCTGGTGGCACCGCTGCTGGCCCAGGCGGCGGCCATTGATATCGTCGATGTGTCCCGCCGGGGCCGGCTGGGTCACGCCCGCATGGTCGCGGCGGAAGAAAAGCTGCCCCGGCTCGGCGCCGTGGTGGAGAACCGCTGGCTGGGCCGGGTGCTGCTGGATGCGGCGGCGGCTGACCAGGGGATTGAGGTGATTGCACCGATGCAGGTGCAAAGTGTGCGGCGGCTGACGTCAGGCTATCAGGTCGCCCTGCCGGACCGGGAGCTCACCTGTGACCTGCTGGTGGCGGCGGACGGCGCCCACTCCCGGGTGCGCGAATGGCTCGGCATCCCGGCCCACCATGACGACACCGGCCACGACGCCCTGATCGCCAATATCGGCCTCAGCCGCCCGCACCAGGGCATCGCCTGGGAGCGGTTCCTCGACACCGGCCCGCTGGCGCTGCTGCCGCTGACTGGCGAGCGCATGGCGCTGGTCTGGACCGGCACGCGTGCGCACATCGACCGGCTGGCGGCGCTGCCGCAGGACGCGTTTCTCGACGCGTTGCATGACGCCTTCGGCGAAGACCGCCTCGGCGCCTTCACGCACATGGGCGAACGCCAGCGTTATCCGTTGGTGCTGACGCACGCCAGCGCCCAGGCCGTTCCGCATGCCGTGGTAGTGGGCAATGCCGCCCACAGCCTGCACCCGGTGGCCGGGCAGGGTTTCAACCTGACGTTGCGCGATCTGGCGCTGCTGGCGCACACCCTGGGCGGGATCAATGCGCCGGGCGACCTGTCGGTGTTGAATCGCTACGTGACGGCTCGTACTGCTGACCAGGCGCTGGTCAGCCAGGCGTCGCGCTGGGTACCGGAGCTGTTCCGGGTACGTTTCGGGCCGTTCGCACACACCCGCCAGCTGGGGCTGGTGGCACTGGATCTGTGGCCGGGGCTGCGCAGCGCCTTCGCGGCCCGAGCGATGGGATTGGCACATGGCCAGTAA